A genomic segment from Gopherus evgoodei ecotype Sinaloan lineage unplaced genomic scaffold, rGopEvg1_v1.p scaffold_33_arrow_ctg1, whole genome shotgun sequence encodes:
- the LOC115641092 gene encoding olfactory receptor 10A7-like, which translates to MKYAEESRRRNLTVVTEFILQGLSNHRELEVPLFSIYLLFYTITLSGNILLITITMDPALHNPMYFFLRVLSSLEICYTSVTVPMMLVNFLSEDKSISYMGCLVQMYFLLFLGASECFLLAAMAYDRYVAICNPLRYRLIMNRMVCLSLAVLSWFSGNVVSLVQTVWVFTLPFCGSNKINYFFCDIPPLIKLSCIDTSQYEMQLFSASILVIFTPFTLILVSYIFIISTILKIASAEGRHKAFSTCSSHLIVVTLYYGCSSLIYLRPNSINLPDSNKVLSLIYTTVTPTLNPFIYSLRNKEVKEALRRILGDMMKRKIFSHRK; encoded by the coding sequence ATGAAATACGCAGAAGAATCAAGAAGGAGGAACCTCACTGTGGTGACTGAATTCATTTTACAGGGATTGTCCAACCATCGAGAGCTGGAAGTGCCTCTGTTCTCCATCTATCTGTTATTTTACACCATTACGCTGAGTGGGAACATCCTTCTCATCACAATCACCATGGACCCAGCTCTTCACAACCCCATGTATTTCTTTCTCCGGGTCTTATCCTCCCTGGAGATCTGCTACACCTCGGTCACTGTCCCCATGATGCTGGTGAACTTCCTCTCAGAGGACAAGAGCATTTCCTACATGGGCTGTCTTGTACAAATGTATTTCCTGCTCTTTCTTGGGGCCTCTGAGTGCTTCCTTCTGGCCGCCATGGCATatgatcgctatgtggccataTGCAACCCACTGAGGTACAGGCTCATCATGAACAGGATGGTGTGCCTTTCATTGGCAGTTCTCTCATGGTTCAGTGGGAATGTGGTGTCCCTAGTACAGACAGTCTGGGTGTTCACCTTGCCATTTTGTGGCTCCAATAAGATAAACTATTTTTTCTGTGACATTCCCCCATTGATTAAGCTTTCTTGCATTGACACCTCTCAGTATGAAATGCAGTTGTTTTCAGCTTCTATACTGGTCATCTTCACTCCATTTACTCTCATCCTTGTGTCCTACATCTTTATTATCTCCACCATCTTAAAGATAGCATCGGCTGAAGGCAGacacaaagccttctccacctgctcctcacacctcattgtggtgacgtTGTATTATGGCTGCAGCAGTCTGATCTATTTAAGACCCAACTCCATTAACTTACCAGACAGCAACAAAGTGCTATCTCTGATATACACAACTGTCACTCCGACCTTGAACCCTtttatctacagcctgaggaacaaggaggtaaAAGAGGCTCTGAGGAGAATATTGGGGGACATgatgaagagaaaaatattttctcatagAAAGTAA